A genome region from Defluviimonas aquaemixtae includes the following:
- a CDS encoding ComEC/Rec2 family competence protein, translating to MRAAIAMLEALGAERGRLLPWAPVFLAMGIGGYFALRYEPGAGTLGAATLIVGLAALAGRRGPELARAPATGLALIAAGLLLAAARAHLVSAPVLPFRYYGPVEGRVVAIDRSFSDQLRLTLDRVVLKDMAPDRTPARVRVALHGEQGFTDPQPGLTVILTAHLSPPEGPVEPGGFDFQRLAWFSRLGAVGYTRAPVLALEPPEGALALAAFRLRMTISNAMREHIDGQAGAFAAALMTGDRSAVEAATNDALRASNLSHLIAISGLHMGLLTGFVFGAVRYGLALAPPVALRINTKKAAAVVALLAAAIYLALAGPSVATRRAFIMAAVMLVAVLADRRAISLRSVGIAALIVLVLEPESLVEPGFQMSFGATVALIVAFQPWVRLQRHVPGLLRPVAMLILSSAAAGLATAPIAAAHFNRIAEYGLLANLLAVPVMGTLVMPMGVIAALLAPVGLATPALWLMGQGTGFILWVAAWVAALDGAVLAVPAPPDAVLPLLALGGLVLLVTRSLRMRAAGAAAALAALVIWAAAERPALLVAGDGGLVGLRTAEGRALSKPKGAGFVAKSWLEDDGDMALQEDAFARPGLQGEKGAMRAGLGTVAAWHFTGKGAESRAAAACRDGALVILSARWEGAEPGTCQVYDAARLRQTGALAVHLDDGKLRIVTAREIAGDRLWNRRERPARESRRAALE from the coding sequence GTGCGGGCGGCGATCGCCATGCTGGAGGCGCTGGGGGCGGAGCGCGGGCGGCTCCTGCCCTGGGCGCCGGTCTTCCTGGCGATGGGAATCGGCGGCTACTTCGCGCTGCGCTACGAGCCGGGGGCCGGGACGCTAGGTGCCGCGACCCTGATCGTCGGCCTGGCCGCGCTCGCCGGCCGGCGCGGGCCGGAGCTTGCGCGCGCGCCCGCCACGGGTCTCGCTCTGATCGCCGCCGGGCTCCTTCTCGCGGCCGCGCGGGCGCATCTCGTGTCCGCGCCGGTCCTGCCGTTCCGCTACTACGGGCCGGTCGAGGGCCGCGTTGTCGCGATCGACCGCTCCTTCTCCGATCAGCTTCGCCTGACGCTCGACCGTGTCGTCCTGAAGGACATGGCCCCCGACCGGACGCCCGCCCGCGTCCGGGTCGCGCTGCACGGCGAGCAGGGGTTCACCGATCCGCAGCCCGGTCTCACGGTGATCCTGACCGCCCATCTCTCGCCGCCCGAAGGTCCGGTGGAGCCCGGCGGCTTCGACTTCCAGCGCCTCGCCTGGTTCTCGCGCCTCGGCGCGGTCGGCTACACGCGCGCGCCCGTCCTTGCGCTCGAGCCGCCCGAGGGCGCGCTGGCGCTCGCGGCTTTCCGGCTCCGCATGACGATCTCCAACGCGATGCGGGAGCATATAGACGGCCAGGCGGGCGCCTTCGCCGCGGCTCTCATGACCGGCGACCGGTCGGCCGTCGAAGCCGCGACGAACGACGCGCTCAGGGCATCGAACCTCTCGCATCTCATCGCGATATCGGGCCTCCATATGGGGCTTCTGACGGGCTTCGTCTTCGGCGCGGTGCGCTACGGGCTCGCGCTCGCGCCGCCCGTCGCACTCAGGATCAACACGAAGAAGGCCGCCGCCGTCGTGGCGCTTCTCGCCGCCGCCATCTACCTCGCGCTCGCGGGTCCGAGCGTGGCGACACGCCGCGCCTTCATCATGGCGGCGGTGATGCTCGTCGCGGTGCTCGCCGACCGGCGCGCGATCTCGCTCCGCTCGGTCGGCATCGCGGCGCTGATCGTTCTCGTGCTCGAACCCGAAAGCCTGGTTGAGCCGGGCTTTCAGATGTCTTTCGGCGCCACGGTGGCGCTCATCGTCGCGTTCCAGCCCTGGGTGCGCCTCCAGCGCCATGTGCCGGGCCTGCTCCGGCCGGTGGCGATGCTGATTCTATCTTCGGCGGCCGCAGGGCTCGCCACGGCGCCCATCGCGGCGGCGCATTTCAACCGGATCGCGGAATACGGGCTTTTGGCGAACCTGCTCGCGGTGCCGGTCATGGGGACCCTCGTGATGCCGATGGGAGTGATCGCCGCGCTTCTCGCGCCGGTCGGGCTTGCGACCCCGGCGCTCTGGCTGATGGGGCAGGGCACGGGTTTCATCCTCTGGGTGGCGGCCTGGGTCGCCGCGCTCGACGGCGCGGTCCTGGCCGTCCCCGCGCCGCCCGATGCAGTGCTGCCGCTCCTGGCGCTCGGCGGACTCGTCCTGCTCGTAACGCGTTCGCTGCGAATGCGTGCAGCCGGAGCGGCGGCCGCGCTGGCGGCACTCGTCATCTGGGCGGCGGCGGAGCGTCCGGCGTTGCTCGTTGCCGGCGATGGCGGCCTTGTGGGTCTTCGAACAGCCGAAGGGCGGGCGCTGTCGAAGCCAAAGGGTGCGGGCTTCGTCGCGAAAAGCTGGCTCGAGGATGACGGCGACATGGCGCTGCAGGAAGACGCCTTCGCCCGGCCGGGGCTCCAGGGCGAGAAGGGCGCGATGAGGGCGGGCCTCGGCACTGTCGCCGCGTGGCATTTCACCGGCAAGGGGGCCGAGTCACGCGCGGCCGCCGCCTGCCGGGACGGCGCGCTCGTGATCCTGTCCGCCCGCTGGGAGGGCGCGGAGCCCGGTACCTGCCAGGTCTATGACGCGGCGCGGCTGCGCCAAACCGGCGCGCTTGCCGTACATCTCGATGACGGAAAGCTCCGCATCGTCACGGCGCGGGAGATCGCGGGCGACCGGCTGTGGAACCGCCGCGAACGGCCCGCGCGCGAGAGCCGCCGGGCCGCGCTCGAGTAA
- a CDS encoding molybdopterin molybdotransferase MoeA — translation MISVEDALSRLFALAPMLPAETVPLRHAAGRVLAEPVVARRDQPPFAASAMDGFAIREVDHRPGALLNVIGEAAAGKAFSGSIDVGQTVRIFTGAPVPEGGERVVLQEDVRRDADRIALGDRLETGTNIRAEGQDFRAGHRIDAPRRLTASDLALIAAMNVPDVAVARRPVVALIATGDELVMPGEEPGPDQIVASNGFALAALAEAAGAEARLLPIARDSEASLRFAFDLAGDADLVVTIGGASVGDHDLVGAVAAGMGMERSFYKIAMRPGKPLMAGRLGGSVLLGLPGNPVSSIVCGHIFMSPVLSAMQGLPAGPAPVRRGVLASSVAANGPRAHYMRARLTARGGEILIHPFDRQDSALLTVLSDADALLIRPVGDGPRAAGAAADYIPL, via the coding sequence ATGATCTCGGTCGAAGATGCGCTGTCCCGGCTGTTCGCGCTCGCACCAATGCTGCCCGCCGAGACCGTTCCCCTGCGCCACGCCGCCGGTCGGGTTCTGGCGGAGCCGGTCGTCGCGCGCCGCGACCAGCCACCCTTCGCCGCCTCGGCGATGGACGGCTTCGCGATCCGGGAGGTCGATCATCGGCCCGGCGCGTTGCTAAATGTCATCGGCGAAGCCGCTGCCGGAAAGGCTTTCTCCGGTTCGATCGACGTGGGCCAGACGGTCCGGATCTTCACTGGCGCTCCGGTGCCAGAGGGCGGCGAGCGCGTCGTCCTGCAGGAGGATGTGCGCCGCGACGCCGACCGGATTGCGCTGGGGGATCGTCTGGAGACAGGGACGAACATCCGCGCCGAGGGTCAGGATTTCCGCGCCGGTCACCGGATCGACGCGCCGCGCCGGCTCACGGCGAGCGACCTGGCGCTGATCGCTGCCATGAATGTGCCCGATGTCGCCGTGGCCCGCCGCCCTGTCGTCGCCCTGATCGCGACTGGTGACGAACTCGTCATGCCCGGGGAAGAACCGGGCCCCGACCAGATCGTCGCTTCGAACGGCTTCGCGCTCGCCGCGCTCGCCGAGGCGGCGGGTGCCGAGGCGCGGCTGCTGCCCATTGCACGGGACAGCGAGGCGTCATTGCGCTTCGCGTTCGACCTGGCGGGCGATGCCGATCTCGTGGTGACGATCGGCGGCGCGTCGGTGGGCGACCACGACCTCGTCGGCGCGGTCGCCGCCGGCATGGGGATGGAGCGGTCTTTCTACAAGATCGCGATGCGGCCGGGAAAGCCGCTGATGGCGGGGCGGCTCGGTGGGTCGGTTCTGCTTGGGCTTCCCGGCAATCCCGTCTCTTCAATCGTTTGCGGTCACATCTTCATGTCGCCAGTTCTCTCCGCGATGCAGGGCCTGCCGGCCGGTCCGGCCCCGGTCCGGCGTGGTGTGCTCGCCTCCAGCGTTGCAGCGAACGGCCCACGCGCGCATTACATGCGGGCGCGACTGACGGCGCGCGGCGGCGAGATACTCATCCATCCGTTCGACCGCCAGGACAGCGCGCTTCTGACGGTCCTCTCGGACGCCGACGCGCTTCTCATCAGGCCGGTGGGAGACGGGCCGAGGGCGGCCGGCGCGGCCGCGGACTATATCCCGCTCTGA
- the lexA gene encoding transcriptional repressor LexA, with the protein MLTRKQLELLDFIQKRMARDGVTPSFDEMKDALDLRSKSGIHRLITALEERGFIRRLAHRARAIEIVKLPEAMEKPGFTPRVIEGDRSGPPRGAMAVSSVQALELPVMGRIAAGVPIEAISEVSHHVAVPGSMLSGHGQHYALEVKGDSMIDAGINDGDIVVIREQSTADNGDIVVALVEGLEATLKRFRRRGSMIALEAANPAYETRVLPEDHVKVQGKLVGLIRSY; encoded by the coding sequence ATGCTGACGCGCAAGCAACTGGAACTCCTGGATTTCATCCAGAAACGCATGGCTCGGGACGGCGTGACGCCCTCCTTCGACGAAATGAAGGACGCGCTCGACCTGCGCTCGAAGTCGGGCATTCACCGGCTGATCACCGCGCTCGAGGAGCGCGGCTTCATCCGCCGCCTCGCCCACCGCGCCCGTGCGATCGAAATCGTGAAGTTGCCCGAGGCGATGGAGAAGCCGGGATTCACGCCCCGTGTGATCGAGGGCGACCGCAGCGGCCCGCCCCGAGGCGCGATGGCGGTGTCGTCGGTTCAGGCCCTGGAACTTCCCGTCATGGGCCGGATCGCCGCGGGCGTGCCGATCGAGGCGATTTCTGAAGTGTCGCATCACGTCGCGGTGCCCGGCTCGATGCTGTCGGGCCATGGCCAGCACTACGCGCTGGAGGTCAAGGGCGATTCCATGATCGACGCGGGGATCAATGACGGCGACATCGTCGTCATCCGCGAACAATCGACGGCCGACAATGGCGATATCGTGGTGGCGCTCGTCGAGGGGCTGGAGGCGACTCTCAAGCGCTTCCGGCGCCGGGGTAGCATGATCGCGCTTGAGGCGGCCAACCCGGCCTACGAGACGCGCGTCCTACCCGAGGACCATGTGAAGGTCCAGGGCAAGCTTGTCGGCCTGATCCGCAGCTACTGA
- the moaC gene encoding cyclic pyranopterin monophosphate synthase MoaC, with protein sequence MALTHFDAEGHAHMVDVSDKAVTDRVATADAQVVMTAETLALVTEGRAKKGDVLGVARLAGIMAAKRTADLIPLCHPLPITKVVIDLVADPALPGVRITATVKTKGQTGVEMEALTAASVAALTVYDMLKAAQRSMRIEGLRVVLKDGGKSGRYEAT encoded by the coding sequence ATGGCGCTGACGCATTTCGACGCCGAGGGTCATGCGCATATGGTCGATGTTTCGGACAAGGCGGTGACGGACAGGGTCGCGACGGCAGACGCGCAGGTCGTGATGACGGCCGAGACGCTCGCGCTTGTCACCGAGGGCCGCGCGAAGAAGGGCGATGTCCTGGGTGTCGCACGGCTCGCCGGGATCATGGCGGCGAAGCGCACCGCCGATCTGATCCCGCTCTGCCATCCGCTGCCGATCACGAAGGTTGTGATCGATCTCGTCGCCGATCCGGCGCTGCCGGGCGTGCGGATCACGGCGACCGTGAAGACAAAGGGCCAGACGGGCGTGGAGATGGAGGCGCTGACGGCGGCGTCGGTCGCGGCGCTGACCGTCTATGATATGCTGAAGGCCGCCCAGCGTTCCATGCGCATCGAAGGGCTGCGGGTTGTCTTGAAGGACGGCGGAAAATCAGGGCGATACGAGGCGACATGA